One genomic window of Sphingobacterium oryzagri includes the following:
- a CDS encoding Lrp/AsnC family transcriptional regulator, with the protein MEEIYSVDGVDSIDLQLLNILHKNSNYTTKELAQMVNLSASPVFERVKRLEKKGYIKKYIAILDAEKLNQGFTVFCNIKLKQHDRSIGHKFVTDILEIDEIIECYNISGDYDFLLKVTVRDMKHYQDFVFNKLGSVDSIGSTHSTFVMAEIKNSFGATVREK; encoded by the coding sequence ATGGAAGAAATTTATTCTGTAGATGGTGTAGACAGCATTGATTTACAACTATTAAACATACTGCACAAGAATTCTAATTATACGACAAAGGAACTTGCCCAAATGGTCAACCTTTCTGCTTCGCCGGTTTTTGAGCGGGTAAAGCGGCTGGAAAAAAAAGGTTATATCAAAAAATATATTGCTATACTGGATGCGGAAAAGCTGAATCAGGGCTTTACGGTTTTTTGTAACATTAAACTGAAACAGCATGACCGTAGCATAGGGCATAAATTTGTGACGGATATATTGGAAATTGACGAGATTATAGAATGTTATAACATATCGGGTGATTATGATTTCCTTTTAAAAGTGACCGTGCGCGATATGAAACACTACCAGGATTTCGTGTTTAACAAGCTCGGTTCGGTAGATAGTATAGGGAGCACGCACAGCACTTTTGTAATGGCTGAAATAAAAAATAGTTTTGGAGCAACCGTAAGAGAAAAATAG
- a CDS encoding peptidylprolyl isomerase has product MNPIFRKVTLLLCGLLLTTGLFAKTPTFHYVLISTDKGQCLLKLYNETPKHRDNFVKLVKEHYFDSLLFHRVIHNFMVQGGDPDSRHAAEKQALGNGGPDYTVPAEIQEGLIHKKGTIGAARDDNPAKQSSASQFYFVQGRVFTPAALDSLEQFRLKGKKLTTAQREAYTTIGGTPHLDGNYTVFGELLNGVEVVDKIAEVKTDERDRPLQDVRMSMHLLTRREALNLEREAAGLKPQTGVFTKFFDLFSPTYY; this is encoded by the coding sequence ATGAATCCAATATTTAGAAAAGTTACCTTACTGCTTTGTGGTTTGTTGTTAACCACAGGCTTATTTGCCAAAACGCCCACTTTTCATTATGTGCTGATCAGCACGGATAAGGGGCAATGTTTGCTGAAGTTGTACAACGAAACGCCTAAGCATCGTGATAACTTTGTTAAGTTGGTCAAAGAACATTATTTTGACAGTTTGTTGTTCCATCGTGTGATCCACAATTTTATGGTGCAGGGTGGCGATCCAGACTCGCGTCACGCTGCGGAAAAACAAGCATTGGGAAATGGTGGTCCGGATTATACGGTTCCGGCAGAAATTCAGGAGGGACTTATTCATAAGAAAGGCACCATTGGTGCTGCCAGGGATGACAATCCGGCGAAACAATCGTCGGCTTCTCAATTTTATTTTGTGCAGGGACGCGTGTTTACGCCAGCAGCATTGGATTCGTTGGAACAATTTCGATTGAAGGGCAAGAAATTGACAACCGCACAGCGCGAAGCTTACACGACAATTGGCGGAACGCCGCATCTAGATGGAAATTATACCGTTTTTGGCGAGCTGCTTAACGGCGTGGAGGTGGTCGATAAGATTGCCGAAGTAAAGACCGATGAGCGAGACCGTCCGTTACAGGATGTACGCATGTCAATGCACCTGTTGACGCGGCGAGAAGCCTTGAATCTAGAGCGTGAAGCCGCCGGTTTAAAACCGCAGACGGGTGTTTTTACGAAATTTTTTGATCTCTTTTCTCCAACGTATTATTAA
- a CDS encoding low molecular weight protein-tyrosine-phosphatase → MKILMVCLGNICRSPLAHGVLDHLVKQQGLDWEIDSAGTGDWHVGQGPDRRSVAVAKKYGVDIGAQRAQVFDMRFFDRYDYIFVMDENNYRDVLSLARNEEDRKKVKMFLLEGIVPDPYFDETQFEPVYHMIAARCQALIDELQKQ, encoded by the coding sequence ATGAAGATTTTAATGGTTTGTTTGGGTAATATTTGTCGTTCGCCACTGGCGCATGGTGTGCTGGATCACCTGGTGAAACAACAAGGATTAGACTGGGAAATTGATTCAGCCGGCACCGGAGATTGGCATGTAGGCCAGGGGCCAGACAGGCGCTCGGTAGCAGTGGCCAAAAAGTATGGTGTAGATATCGGCGCGCAACGCGCACAGGTGTTTGATATGCGTTTTTTTGATCGCTATGATTATATTTTCGTCATGGACGAAAATAATTACCGGGATGTGCTTTCGCTGGCACGTAATGAAGAAGACCGTAAAAAAGTGAAGATGTTTTTATTGGAAGGTATTGTGCCTGATCCTTATTTTGATGAAACACAATTTGAACCGGTTTATCACATGATCGCGGCTCGTTGCCAGGCGCTTATCGACGAATTGCAAAAGCAATAG
- a CDS encoding DUF1852 domain-containing protein yields the protein MENTEHAINYDFAFTLKSIYFNENYIPSTSTRTTTNFANLARGASRQENLRNTINMINNRFNSMANWDNPTSDRYSVELEIVSVDIDIDGSGTTFPSIEILKTHIIDHFTGERIEGIVGNNFSSYVRDYDFSVLLLEHNKGKDKFSIPEDFGDLHGNIFKHFVTSESYKQQFNKPPVICLSVSDNKTYNRTGNHHPILGFEYQPNESSLTEQYFKKMGLQVRYFMPANSTAPLTFFFFGDLLADYTNLELISTISTMETFQKIYRPEIYNANAVAGLSYKPSLKNQDHSLTKIVYNREERSQLAIEQGKFAEEYFIKPHKARLEEWSANFALQSI from the coding sequence ATGGAAAACACCGAGCATGCCATCAACTACGATTTTGCGTTTACACTGAAGAGTATTTATTTCAATGAGAACTATATACCGTCTACCAGTACGCGTACAACAACGAACTTTGCTAACTTGGCAAGAGGAGCAAGTCGTCAAGAAAATTTGCGCAACACGATTAACATGATTAACAATCGTTTTAATAGTATGGCAAATTGGGATAATCCTACTAGTGATCGTTACTCGGTGGAGCTGGAAATTGTTTCCGTTGATATCGATATTGATGGCAGTGGTACAACATTCCCATCGATTGAAATTTTAAAAACGCACATTATTGATCATTTTACGGGGGAGCGTATTGAGGGCATCGTGGGTAATAACTTCTCTTCTTATGTGCGCGATTATGATTTCAGCGTGTTGCTTTTAGAGCATAATAAAGGTAAAGACAAGTTTAGCATTCCTGAAGATTTTGGTGATTTACACGGCAATATCTTTAAGCATTTTGTAACTTCAGAAAGTTACAAACAGCAATTTAACAAGCCGCCTGTGATATGTTTGAGTGTATCAGATAACAAAACGTATAATCGTACGGGAAACCATCACCCGATATTAGGTTTTGAATACCAACCTAATGAATCTTCGCTAACAGAGCAGTACTTCAAAAAAATGGGCTTGCAGGTTCGGTATTTTATGCCAGCTAATAGTACGGCACCTTTGACGTTTTTCTTCTTTGGCGATTTACTGGCTGACTATACAAATCTGGAGTTAATCAGTACCATTAGTACTATGGAAACGTTTCAAAAGATCTACAGACCGGAGATTTACAATGCCAATGCTGTCGCAGGATTGAGCTATAAGCCTAGTTTGAAAAATCAGGATCATTCTTTAACAAAAATTGTATACAACCGAGAAGAGCGCAGCCAGCTAGCGATTGAGCAAGGTAAATTTGCAGAAGAGTATTTCATTAAGCCGCACAAAGCACGCTTAGAAGAATGGTCTGCGAATTTCGCTCTTCAATCAATATAA
- a CDS encoding methionine synthase, translated as MKKLVPTSIVGSLPKPAWLAPPEKLWSPWKLEGDQLLEGKQDALRISLQEQQLAGVDIISDGEQTRQHFVTTFIEHLSGVDFENRKVVKIRDRYDASVPIVVGEVARQKAVFVDDAKFLRKQTDKPIKWALPGPMTMVDTLYDDHYKSREKLAWEFAKALNEEARALQDAGVDIIQFDEPAFNVFFDEVNDWGMAVLEKAIEGLTCETAVHICYGYGIKANNDWKKTLGSEWRQYEEIFPKIQKSNIDIVSLECHNSNVPLNLIELVRGKKVMVGAIDVASNTIETPEEVANTLRKTLEFVAIENLYPSTNCGMAPLSREVARGKLSALSAGAEIIRKEFAI; from the coding sequence ATGAAGAAATTAGTGCCCACCTCAATTGTTGGCAGTTTACCTAAGCCGGCTTGGCTTGCACCACCGGAAAAACTATGGTCGCCATGGAAATTAGAAGGCGATCAGTTACTGGAAGGGAAACAAGATGCTTTGCGTATTTCGTTGCAAGAGCAGCAATTGGCAGGGGTAGATATCATAAGTGATGGTGAGCAAACGCGCCAACATTTCGTAACTACGTTTATCGAGCATTTAAGTGGCGTAGACTTTGAAAATCGAAAAGTCGTAAAAATTCGTGACCGTTATGATGCGAGTGTGCCTATTGTTGTCGGTGAAGTTGCACGTCAAAAAGCCGTGTTTGTGGACGACGCCAAATTTTTACGTAAACAGACTGATAAACCTATCAAATGGGCTTTGCCAGGGCCGATGACAATGGTGGATACGTTATATGATGACCATTACAAAAGCCGGGAAAAATTGGCGTGGGAATTTGCCAAAGCACTTAATGAAGAAGCAAGAGCTCTGCAAGATGCTGGGGTAGATATTATCCAGTTTGATGAACCTGCATTCAATGTGTTCTTTGATGAAGTTAACGATTGGGGCATGGCCGTGTTAGAAAAAGCCATAGAAGGTTTAACATGCGAAACGGCAGTCCATATTTGTTATGGATACGGCATTAAAGCTAATAATGACTGGAAAAAGACATTGGGCTCGGAATGGCGTCAATACGAGGAGATTTTTCCGAAAATTCAAAAGTCGAATATTGATATCGTTTCATTAGAATGCCACAACTCCAACGTGCCTTTAAACTTAATTGAACTCGTTCGCGGTAAGAAAGTGATGGTTGGCGCTATTGACGTGGCAAGCAACACAATAGAAACACCGGAAGAAGTGGCTAATACCCTACGTAAAACGCTGGAGTTTGTAGCTATCGAAAATCTTTACCCATCGACAAACTGTGGCATGGCTCCTTTGTCGAGAGAGGTAGCAAGAGGTAAGCTAAGTGCTTTAAGCGCAGGAGCAGAAATTATACGTAAAGAATTTGCGATTTAG
- a CDS encoding exodeoxyribonuclease III: MKVITYNVNGLRAALKKDWLGWVKSVNPDVICLQEIKATQDQIPEILFLEQMGYEHYWYPAQKKGYSGTAIFTKITPKHVEYGCGHEDYDFEGRMIRADFDDVSVMSVYFPSGTTGDIRQDFKYKFLDDFQAYSDKLLQEIPNLVVSGDYNICHRAIDIHNPKSNANSSGFLPAEREWIENFINSGYVDSFRHLHADPHHYTWWSYRAGARGKNLGWRIDYNMISKPLEERLVAAEIIPTAVHSDHCPVLLELR, encoded by the coding sequence ATGAAAGTTATTACGTATAACGTTAATGGGCTGCGCGCTGCATTAAAGAAAGACTGGTTAGGTTGGGTGAAAAGCGTAAATCCAGATGTGATCTGTCTGCAAGAGATTAAGGCGACTCAAGACCAGATTCCTGAGATTCTTTTTCTGGAGCAGATGGGGTATGAGCACTACTGGTATCCTGCGCAAAAGAAAGGATATAGTGGGACGGCTATTTTCACCAAGATAACGCCCAAACATGTAGAGTATGGTTGCGGTCATGAAGATTATGATTTTGAAGGCCGGATGATTCGTGCTGATTTTGATGATGTATCGGTGATGAGTGTGTACTTCCCTTCAGGCACGACGGGTGATATCCGGCAGGATTTTAAATACAAATTTTTGGATGATTTTCAGGCATACAGCGATAAGCTCTTGCAGGAAATACCCAATCTGGTCGTTTCAGGCGATTATAATATCTGCCATCGGGCTATCGATATTCATAATCCAAAATCCAATGCCAACAGTTCTGGCTTTTTGCCGGCCGAGCGCGAATGGATAGAGAATTTTATCAATTCGGGTTATGTAGATTCTTTCCGGCATTTACATGCTGACCCGCATCATTATACTTGGTGGAGTTACCGTGCTGGTGCGCGAGGTAAAAATTTGGGCTGGCGTATCGATTATAACATGATCTCTAAACCGCTGGAAGAACGCCTGGTTGCGGCAGAAATAATACCTACGGCTGTCCATTCCGATCACTGTCCGGTATTACTGGAGTTGAGGTAG
- a CDS encoding Do family serine endopeptidase — translation MKKIGVSLLTAFVGGAVAIGGYKVFENKQLDKMTFEDQQKVYFAKNQAGEILSSTGNPDFTQAAAAVSPGVVHLKVTVTTRGSQRGGGSGSPFDMFEEFFGVPQQQQRRAQPRQAMGSGSGVLISPDGYIVTNNHVVEDADKIEVQLTDQRTYEAKVIGRDPDFDLALVKINAKDLPFVKFGDSDNVRIGEWVLAVGYPLSLQSTVTAGIVSAKGRQIGILGEQGQGSPYGYGQPQEPIARTAVESFIQTDAVINKGNSGGALVNAQGDLIGINAAIASPTGVYAGYGFAIPVNLVKKIVNDFKEFGAVKRGYVGVNFREVDEAIRKEFNIDDVNGLYVFDVAKDGGAAAAGIKKGDVITKVEGSTIFSSSDLQERVARLSPGDKLKLTYKREGKERDVTVTLKAQEASKSAEEEARSKSATEIFNKLGASFTPASDAQKKKFGVNSGVVITQVHRGGMFEYFGVEKGLIVTNVNGKPVNSVDEVESALAGTQRNIVRIKGVSEGGTVEFNFPIEY, via the coding sequence ATGAAGAAGATAGGAGTTAGTTTATTAACAGCTTTCGTAGGAGGTGCGGTTGCTATCGGAGGATATAAAGTCTTCGAAAATAAACAGTTGGATAAAATGACCTTCGAGGATCAACAAAAGGTGTATTTCGCAAAAAATCAAGCTGGCGAAATTTTGTCATCTACAGGCAATCCTGATTTTACGCAAGCGGCGGCGGCCGTGTCGCCAGGTGTGGTTCATCTTAAAGTAACCGTGACGACACGCGGTTCGCAACGCGGCGGCGGTTCTGGTTCGCCTTTCGATATGTTTGAAGAGTTTTTCGGCGTGCCACAGCAGCAGCAGCGCCGTGCACAACCGAGGCAAGCGATGGGATCTGGCTCGGGCGTGTTAATTTCGCCTGATGGCTACATTGTAACGAATAATCACGTCGTGGAAGATGCCGACAAGATTGAAGTGCAGTTAACAGATCAGCGTACATATGAAGCAAAAGTTATCGGTCGTGATCCGGATTTTGACCTGGCTTTGGTAAAAATAAATGCTAAAGATTTGCCTTTTGTCAAGTTTGGTGATTCAGATAATGTGCGTATTGGTGAGTGGGTATTGGCTGTCGGTTATCCGTTAAGCCTGCAATCTACTGTAACTGCGGGTATTGTGAGCGCTAAAGGCCGTCAAATAGGTATTTTAGGTGAGCAAGGACAAGGTTCGCCTTACGGTTATGGACAACCTCAAGAACCGATTGCGCGCACCGCGGTAGAGTCGTTTATTCAGACAGATGCTGTGATCAATAAAGGAAATAGTGGTGGTGCGCTGGTTAATGCGCAAGGTGACTTGATCGGTATTAATGCGGCTATCGCATCGCCAACCGGCGTATACGCGGGTTATGGATTCGCGATTCCGGTGAATCTGGTCAAGAAGATTGTGAATGACTTTAAAGAGTTTGGAGCGGTCAAACGTGGTTATGTTGGTGTTAATTTCCGTGAGGTGGATGAGGCGATTCGTAAAGAATTTAACATCGATGACGTCAACGGTTTGTATGTATTTGATGTTGCCAAAGATGGTGGTGCAGCCGCCGCAGGTATTAAAAAAGGCGACGTAATTACCAAAGTGGAAGGAAGTACCATTTTCTCTTCTTCTGATCTACAGGAGCGCGTAGCGCGATTGAGTCCTGGCGATAAGCTTAAATTGACTTACAAACGCGAAGGAAAGGAGCGTGACGTAACGGTGACCTTGAAAGCGCAGGAAGCTAGCAAGTCTGCTGAGGAAGAAGCGCGTAGCAAAAGCGCAACCGAAATCTTCAATAAATTAGGCGCGAGCTTTACGCCTGCATCTGATGCACAGAAGAAAAAATTCGGTGTCAACTCTGGTGTGGTGATTACGCAAGTGCACCGCGGCGGTATGTTTGAATACTTCGGTGTAGAGAAAGGCTTGATCGTGACTAACGTGAATGGTAAACCGGTGAACAGTGTAGATGAAGTGGAATCGGCCTTGGCTGGTACTCAGCGCAACATCGTTCGTATCAAAGGTGTATCAGAGGGCGGAACAGTTGAATTCAATTTCCCTATTGAGTATTAA
- the dapF gene encoding diaminopimelate epimerase, with the protein MNDKIVFSKYQGAGNDFILVDNRNALFDRKNEDLVKNLCDRRFGIGADGLMLLQDTKNFDFEMVYFNADGREGTMCGNGGRCIVAFAHDLGIIHDKTAFLAVDGPHEATLAAGQVDLGMIDVSEVARDGDAYVLNTGSPHYVVYADGLAGMDVYQSGHAIRNNDKYRADGINVNFVEQEGEGYFVRTFERGVEDETLACGTGATAAAMAIAMHENREGAQEIPIRVLGGQLYISFDKTNNRFTNVRLKGPASFVFTGEI; encoded by the coding sequence ATGAACGATAAAATAGTTTTTTCAAAATATCAGGGTGCAGGCAATGACTTCATACTGGTAGACAATAGGAATGCTTTATTTGACCGAAAAAACGAGGATTTGGTAAAAAATTTATGCGATAGACGTTTTGGGATTGGTGCAGACGGACTAATGCTACTTCAAGATACTAAAAATTTTGATTTCGAAATGGTCTACTTTAATGCAGACGGTCGCGAAGGCACCATGTGTGGTAATGGCGGTCGTTGTATCGTCGCATTTGCACATGATCTTGGCATTATTCATGACAAAACTGCCTTTCTGGCAGTAGATGGACCGCATGAAGCGACACTCGCAGCCGGCCAAGTAGATTTGGGCATGATCGATGTATCTGAGGTAGCGCGCGATGGTGATGCATATGTGCTCAATACCGGTTCGCCTCATTACGTCGTTTATGCCGATGGATTAGCGGGTATGGACGTATATCAAAGCGGCCACGCCATTCGCAATAACGATAAATACCGTGCTGACGGTATCAATGTTAATTTTGTAGAACAAGAAGGTGAAGGTTACTTTGTACGCACTTTCGAGCGTGGCGTGGAAGACGAAACACTCGCTTGTGGCACGGGCGCTACCGCCGCGGCTATGGCCATCGCCATGCATGAAAACCGCGAAGGTGCTCAAGAAATACCCATCCGCGTACTTGGCGGCCAGCTCTATATCAGCTTCGATAAAACGAACAACCGCTTTACCAACGTGCGCTTAAAAGGCCCGGCATCTTTCGTGTTTACGGGCGAAATCTAA
- a CDS encoding DEAD/DEAH box helicase has translation MQQVDSKLPFKLVYSLGEHPYLGFLIEPHIVQLNNNGSYSLSYKRIFTNTIGDFQSALDEKDRQLIKLLDEIEQTHIIKRYNKKAMRPVDFFGKIFDQKIFDYIRPKIDQKMLTVLESIRDKPLFLMSKDGYPADQPLQIAEHSTSVLFHFRRNEEETRYFPTLKYEGSRLDFMYKGAQVIINKQAWLLLENTLYHFDQEIDGKKLSPFLNKRFIAVSRATEKKYFETFVTSLIEKYHVYAEGFDIRTHKENATPLIKLFYVPNAESFIQLSFLYGPYEFSSGSEQPITVRLAHDEEQDHYVFHRIRRSLLWEQKQTSFLEELGLRKKDALFGSYTLPAEKNDILDWLNSQQELLQERGFMITQAKGDKRIFIGKTSLEIAVEEGNDWFDIQATAYFGPYEIPFIDLREHILNKHREFTLPNGETAIIPEEWFAQYEHLFQFTTKKDGLKLSKTHIGLLYEISEHTQVSFHRKLEQLLNFDQIDDAPMPKAFHGELRPYQRAGYNWFHFLQHYKFGGCLADDMGLGKTVQTLALLQQQKEGLKNTEHAKASLLILPTSLIYNWQKEAEKFAPELRILLHTGTNRLKDAFGFTHFDLVITTYGIVRSDEELFQKFFFNYIILDESQHIKNPTSKSFKAIKGLKSRNKLALSGTPIENSVGDIWSQMHFANPGLLGSYSYFQKEFVVPIEKKKDESKAQRLQAIIKPFILRRTKDQVAKELPPKTEQTLYCEMLEEQAELYESVKSEYRNALLDNALKQNGKGNQILLLQGLTKLRQIANHPQMLPDVTAKDSGKFDAVIDMIDNVAAEGHKVLIFSQFVKHLQLFKSYFESKRMPYAYLDGSTRDRAEAVSTFKAQQDINLFLISIKAGGVGLNLTEADYVFILDPWWNPAVEQQAIDRSHRIGQTKNVFIYRFISKDTVEEKILALQNKKRALSSALITTEESFVKSLSTEDIQELLR, from the coding sequence ATGCAACAAGTCGATAGTAAATTACCTTTCAAACTGGTGTATTCCTTAGGGGAACATCCTTATCTCGGTTTTTTAATAGAGCCGCACATTGTGCAGTTGAACAACAATGGCTCGTACTCGCTGAGTTATAAACGGATATTCACCAACACCATTGGCGACTTTCAGTCGGCACTGGATGAAAAAGATCGGCAGCTGATCAAGCTATTAGACGAAATAGAACAGACGCACATCATTAAGCGTTACAATAAAAAAGCTATGCGTCCGGTAGATTTCTTCGGCAAAATATTCGACCAAAAAATCTTCGATTATATCCGACCAAAGATTGACCAAAAGATGCTTACCGTATTGGAAAGTATCCGCGATAAGCCGCTATTTTTAATGAGCAAAGACGGCTACCCGGCCGATCAACCGTTGCAAATCGCAGAGCACAGCACATCAGTCCTTTTCCACTTTCGGCGTAATGAAGAAGAAACGCGCTATTTCCCGACATTAAAATATGAAGGAAGCCGTCTGGACTTCATGTACAAGGGCGCCCAGGTTATTATCAACAAGCAGGCTTGGCTCCTACTGGAAAACACCTTGTATCATTTTGATCAGGAAATCGATGGAAAAAAGTTAAGCCCGTTTTTAAACAAACGGTTTATTGCCGTCTCCCGAGCGACAGAAAAAAAATATTTCGAAACCTTCGTGACCAGCCTCATCGAAAAATACCATGTATATGCTGAGGGTTTTGATATACGCACACACAAGGAAAATGCAACGCCGCTTATCAAGCTTTTTTATGTGCCCAATGCAGAGTCGTTTATTCAACTATCTTTCTTGTATGGCCCCTACGAATTTTCGTCAGGAAGCGAGCAACCGATCACGGTGCGGTTAGCGCACGACGAGGAGCAAGACCATTACGTTTTTCACCGCATCAGGCGTTCCCTGTTATGGGAACAAAAACAGACCAGTTTTCTGGAAGAATTGGGGCTGCGCAAAAAAGACGCCCTATTTGGCAGTTACACCTTACCTGCCGAAAAAAATGACATTCTCGATTGGCTTAACAGCCAGCAAGAACTTTTGCAGGAACGTGGTTTTATGATTACCCAAGCCAAAGGCGATAAGCGAATCTTCATTGGTAAAACCTCATTGGAGATTGCTGTTGAAGAAGGCAACGACTGGTTTGATATTCAGGCTACCGCCTATTTTGGTCCGTATGAAATTCCTTTCATTGACTTGCGGGAACATATTTTAAATAAGCACAGGGAGTTTACGCTGCCAAATGGCGAAACAGCCATCATTCCCGAAGAGTGGTTTGCGCAGTATGAGCATCTTTTTCAATTTACAACCAAAAAAGACGGGTTGAAATTGAGCAAAACGCATATTGGTTTACTATACGAGATATCAGAACATACGCAGGTATCTTTTCATCGTAAACTGGAGCAATTGCTAAATTTTGATCAAATCGATGATGCCCCCATGCCTAAAGCCTTTCATGGCGAGCTACGGCCTTATCAACGAGCGGGCTACAATTGGTTTCATTTCCTACAACACTATAAGTTTGGCGGCTGTCTGGCTGATGATATGGGTCTTGGCAAAACTGTACAAACCCTGGCATTGCTACAACAGCAAAAAGAAGGACTGAAAAACACCGAACATGCAAAAGCATCGTTGTTAATCTTACCTACCTCGTTGATCTACAACTGGCAAAAAGAAGCAGAGAAATTTGCGCCCGAGCTTCGTATTTTGCTGCATACAGGAACCAACAGGCTTAAAGATGCCTTTGGCTTCACACATTTTGACCTGGTGATCACGACCTACGGAATTGTGCGCAGTGACGAAGAGCTTTTTCAGAAGTTTTTCTTTAATTACATCATTCTTGATGAAAGTCAGCATATCAAAAACCCGACATCCAAATCGTTTAAAGCGATAAAAGGCTTAAAAAGCAGGAATAAACTAGCATTGAGTGGTACACCGATCGAAAACTCCGTGGGTGATATTTGGTCGCAAATGCACTTTGCCAACCCCGGACTGCTAGGCTCGTACAGTTATTTCCAAAAGGAATTTGTGGTGCCGATCGAAAAAAAGAAAGATGAAAGCAAAGCCCAACGATTGCAGGCCATTATCAAGCCTTTCATTCTTCGTCGTACGAAAGATCAAGTAGCCAAAGAGCTACCGCCTAAGACGGAACAGACGCTCTACTGTGAGATGCTGGAGGAACAAGCGGAGCTGTATGAAAGCGTAAAATCGGAGTATCGCAATGCGCTGCTCGACAATGCGTTGAAACAAAATGGCAAAGGCAATCAGATTCTTTTATTACAAGGATTAACTAAGCTGCGCCAGATAGCCAACCATCCGCAAATGTTGCCAGACGTTACCGCAAAAGACTCTGGAAAGTTTGATGCTGTAATTGACATGATCGACAATGTGGCGGCGGAAGGACATAAGGTGTTGATTTTTTCACAATTTGTGAAGCATCTCCAACTCTTCAAATCCTATTTCGAGAGCAAGCGTATGCCCTATGCTTATCTTGACGGCAGCACGCGCGACAGAGCAGAAGCGGTGTCTACCTTCAAAGCCCAGCAGGATATCAACTTGTTCTTAATTTCGATCAAAGCAGGCGGCGTAGGGCTCAACCTCACCGAAGCGGATTATGTTTTCATTCTGGATCCCTGGTGGAACCCAGCCGTAGAGCAGCAGGCTATTGACCGCTCGCACCGTATTGGACAGACCAAGAATGTATTTATTTACCGCTTTATTAGCAAAGATACCGTCGAAGAAAAGATACTGGCCTTACAAAACAAGAAACGGGCGCTGTCATCAGCACTCATTACGACCGAGGAAAGTTTCGTAAAATCACTATCGACCGAAGATATCCAGGAGTTATTGCGGTAA